Proteins from a genomic interval of Bombus affinis isolate iyBomAffi1 chromosome 16, iyBomAffi1.2, whole genome shotgun sequence:
- the LOC126925494 gene encoding intraflagellar transport protein 172 homolog, translated as MLLKYLGNVTPPYEYENRVVGISWSPNSLKLAVASSDRSIFLFDENCVKRDKFSTKPVDSKFGKKSYVVKGIAFSPDSTKIAVGQTDCIVYVYKIGEQWGEKKVICNKFRQSSPVTCLIWLTEGPIIIGLVDGKVRIALVKTQKAQTLYTADSTTIALTSNIRGTGFLSSHADGSIIKYHLTADGNHEPSGRICTHTVPAYALAWTQSHILAAGCDRRVSFYDSRGKLVKNFDYSRENEKEIAVACCSPSGQSVAIGSWDKIRILDWSPRRSIWEEANTRSLPNFYTVTAISWRRDGSRLLVGSLCGAVEQFETVLKRTVIRGSHEVAYVGPSQVVIRPLQEGNRPVIIRSQTGYEIEDVKVLGRADNNVIARTANTLLLADIELNLISEISWEDKSNSEKFFFEYPRVCLIFCSGELTIVEYGNNEALGSVRTEAVNPHVVSVRINERQAAEAPDNKRLAYLLDPRTVRIMDLVTGLTVTMVSHDVRVDWLELSETGHRLLSRDKRARLWLSDELGGRILLLTGASFASWVLGSDVVVAQTGQTLTVWYNVDDPEVATLIPVHGDAIDITREDGRTTVTVEEAGGKVAYLLDEPLIEFGTALHDNDFGRALLFLEDLADRPQAEAMWENVARNAMAARQLLVAARCYAALGDVACSRFLKNIIEIGEKYRAETGHDPLSNPDCWAKLAILNGELKTAEAIYLEQNELGQALDMYQKYWHWEDALILAQNRGWPGLQELRDRHLTWLLESGQTARAAAILEPTNPRRAVKLYLDAHRPGRAARLVLANPDLLEDRSIVNEIVRVLKATDLMELAGELFEKTSEPLEAIKCYSQAGVFARALELARKVDPTSVVDLEREWGKHLASAGHYDAAINHFIEAGETALALDAAINARQWRKGLQIIQVIEDDDPTIRKQCEKLAEYFASIHEKNLAERLFIRSGDARRAVDVHVQNGNWSRAHEVAQEYMTPDEANEVLLKHATILCETGDLKHAEELYLAIGKYDSAIAMYRKASRRADMIRLVAKYRPDLLETTHAHLARELNESSKPREAEEHYLAAGDWRGAVTAYRTANMWEDALRVAKQHAGDNAAQQVALIWARTLAPELAARLLMRLNYLDGCLQLACEADLFDWALEIVKYGSTDQMKEVHYRHAMALEDAGHFSEAEKEFIKAGRTMEAVQMYIHTRDWEAAEDVAQSINQDAVAQVLIARASEAVEAQDYSLAETLLLRAHKPEMIIEHYKKAGMWSEALRVCREYLPSQQANLRRELGQISASLAGANAFEEARKWLEVGEVRAALDILILDPQAPRSSLIKAADILLHQADSETVAQVGGDLGSRLFAIGEYAVAAQVFLQADKLKDAIDSLASIGEWEKAKRIVNELAPDIEPYLEEKYKEAMLRDGQIDRLVEIDADAGLEILANKGQWNQVFETASTQGTQVLHKYVAQRAVQLLKGNAPLDALQLYVKYGTPPIQQNFNLYLQLSESILNSEAYYEYRYLSHLRTVLLDLWKNLKPLESSQKSKFERVLEATHYSAVKCGCRDYPVLSGLVLKASITLLRYTDLLLADRAYYEAGIEARTAGKNSEAFVFLNHFLDLEECIEEGDSTVLDVEDLAVTDFPVEVPLPETLSLTEEQREEVREWVLAVSMDQKVEQILPTDHRGVYVGSLTAHSVDCGSLQACILTGYPIRGSIIKFAEVQHVVDRDDWTKLINTARQAPQDSNLNDILAFIQEWFGAIPNYSF; from the exons ATGTTGCTCAAATATTTGGGCAATGTTACGCCACCGTAT GAGTACGAGAATAGAGTGGTGGGTATAAGCTGGTCACCAAACAGTCTAAAACTGGCTGTCGCTTCCTCTGATCGTTCCATATTCCTTTTTGACGAGAACTGCGTGAAACGTGacaaattttccacgaaacctGTCGATTCGAAG TTTGGTAAAAAGAGTTACGTGGTCAAGGGTATCGCCTTTTCTCCAGACTCGACGAAAATAGCAGTGGGCCAGACTGACTGTATAGTTTACGTTTACAAGATTGGAGAACAATG GGGAGAGAAGAAAGTGATTTGCAACAAGTTTCGTCAAAGTTCTCCTGTCACTTGCCTAATTTGGCTGACCGAGGGACCAATTATTATTGGTTTGGTAGATGGCAAAGTTCGCATTGCATTGGTGAAGACTCAGAAAGCTCAGACACTTTACACAGCTGATTCCACCACAATTGCCTTGACTTCCAA TATACGAGGAACCGGTTTCTTATCAAGTCACGCTGACGGTAGCATAATAAAGTATCATTTAACCGCCGATGGAAATCACGAGCCTTCTGGACGTATCTGTACTCATACAGTACCAGCATACGCATTAGCTTGGACACAATCGCATATTCTGGCTGCAGGATGCGACAGACGAGTGTCATTTTACGATTCGCGTGGAAAGTTAGTGAAAAATTTCGACTACAGTCGcgagaatgaaaaagaaatcgCTGTGGCCTGCTGTAGTCCCAGTGGACAGAGCGTTGCTATCGGTTCTTGGGACAAAATACGAATTTTGGATTGGAGTCCTCGACGTTCCATTTGGGAAGAGGCAAATACACGATCTTTGCCTAATTTCTATACGGTCACTGCGATATCCTGGCGCCGTGATGGTTCCAG ATTGCTTGTAGGCAGCCTCTGCGGCGCAGTAGAGCAATTCGAAACAGTCCTGAAGAGAACAGTGATCAGAGGAAGTCACGAAGTGGCCTACGTTGGACCCAGCCAAGTAGTGATTCGTCCATTACAAGAGGGCAATCGGCCAGTAATTATTAGATCCCAAACAGGCTATGAGATAGAGGATGTCAAAGTCCTAGGACGAGCTGACAATAATGTGATAGCTCGCACAGCTAACACTCTACTTCTAGCTGACATTGAACTAAATCTTATCAGTGAAATTTCCTGGGAAGACAAAAGCAACAGTGAAAAATTCTTTTTTGAATATCCAAGAGTGTGTCTAATCTTCTGTTCAGGAGAGCTAACCATAGTTGAGTATGGGAACAATGAGGCATTAGGCTCAGTAAGAACAGAAGCAGTAAATCCTCATGTAGTTAGTGTGAGGATCAATGAGAGACAGGCTGCTGAAGCACCGGATAATAAAAGGCTCGCTTATTTGTTGGATCCAAGAACCGTTCGCATCATGGACCTGGTAACTGGGCTTACTGTTACAATGGTTTCTCATGATGTCCGTGTAGATTGGCTGGAACTTAGCGAAACGGGCCACAGGTTACTATCCAGAGACAAGAGAGCCAG ACTATGGCTAAGTGACGAGCTAGGTGGAAGAATTTTATTACTGACTGGAGCCAGTTTTGCTTCTTGGGTACTAGGCAGTGATGTAGTAGTAGCTCAAACCGGACAAACCTTGACAGTCTGGTACAATGTCGATGATCCCGAAGTGGCAACATTAATTCCAGTTCATGGTGACGCCATCGACATTACTAGAGAAGATGGAAGAACTACTGTCACGGTGGAGGAGGCTGGAGGCAAGGTGGCCTATCTGCTTGATGAACCATTGATAGAATTTGGCACAGCGCTACATGACAATGATTTTGGTAGAGCTTTATTATTCCTGGAGGATTTGGCAGATAGGCCTCAAGCGGAGGCCATGTGGGAAAATGTGGCTAGGAATGCAATGGCTGCTAGACAGTTACTGGTAGCTGCCAGGTGCTACGCAGCTCTCGGGGATGTAGCTTGTTCCAG attcttaaaaaatataatagaaatcgGCGAAAAGTACCGTGCAGAGACTGGACACGATCCACTTTCGAACCCTGACTGTTGGGCAAAATTAGCCATTTTAAATGGCGAATTAAAAACTGCAGAAGCCATTTATTTGGAACAAAATGAACTAGGCCAGGCTCTGGACATGTATCAAAAATATTGGCACTGGGAAGATGCGTTGATTTTAGCACAAAACAGAGGCTGGCCAGGTCTCCAGGAGCTCAGAGATAGACATTTGACTTGGCTACTCGAAAGTGGTCAGACAGCTAGAGCCGCTGCCATTTTGGAACCCACTAATCCTCGACGTGCAGTCAAGTTATACCTAGATGCTCATCGACCTGGTCGAGCAGCTAGACTTGTTCTGGCCAATCCAGATCTATTGGAGGACAGATCCATTGTTAATGAAATCGTGAGAGTCTTGAAAGCGACGGACTTAATGGAATTAGCTGGAGAACTGTTCGAAAAGACATCAGAGCCTCTGGAAGCTATCAAATGCTACTCTCAAGCTGGAGTATTCGCAAGAGCATTGGAATTAGCTAGAAAAGTGGATCCTACTTCGGTAGTTGACCTTGAACGAGAATGGGGCAAGCACTTGGCCTCTGCTGGACACTATGATGCAGCTATTAATCATTTTATAGAGGCAGGAGAAACTGCTCTGGCTCTGGATGCTGCTATCAATGCACGACAGTGGAGAAAAGGGCTACAGATCATACAG GTGATCGAGGATGATGATCCCACAATAAGGAAACAGTGCGAGAAACTGGCCGAATATTTCGCCTCCATACACGAGAAGAACTTGGCGGAAAGGCTTTTCATTCGATCTGGAGATGCCAGACGTGCAGTTGATGTTCACGTACAAAATGGCAACTGGAGTCGTGCTCATGAAGTAGCTCAAGAGTATATGACTCCTGATGAAGCGAACGAAGTCCTGTTAAAACATGCTACAATCCTCTGTGAAACAGGAGATCTGAAACACGCAGAGGAACTATATCTTGCCATTGGCAAATATGATTCAGCTATAGCGATGTACAGAAAGGCTAGTCGGCGTGCAGATATGATTAGATTAGTAGCAAAATATAGACCAGATCTTTTAGAGACCACTCACGCGCACTTAGCCAGAGAATTGAATGAGTCTAGCAAGCCTCGTGAGGCTGAGGAGCATTATCTTGCAGCTGGTGATTGGAGAGGAGCGGTGACTGCTTATAGGACAGCCAACATGTGGGAGGATGCTCTTCGTGTAGCGAAACAGCATGCTGGAGATAACGCAGCCCAACAG GTAGCTTTAATATGGGCACGTACATTGGCACCAGAACTAGCAGCCAGGCTGCTTATGCGGCTGAACTATTTAGATGGCTGTCTGCAGCTAGCTTGTGAAGCTGACTTGTTCGATTGGGCTTTGGAAATTGTCAAATATGGGAGTACTGATCAGATGAAAGAAGTTCACTATAGACACGCCATGGCACTGGAAGATGCAGGTCATTTCTCTGAAGCAGAGAAAGAATTTATTAAAGCTGGAAGAACCATGGAGGCTGTTCAGATGTATATTCATACTCGAGATTGGGAGGCTGCTGAAGATGTAGCTCAATCAATTAACCAAGATGCAGTTGCTCAAGTCCTCATTGCCAGGGCTAGTGAAGCAGTTGAAGCACAGGACTATTCCTTAGCTGAAACTTTGCTACTGAGAGCCCATAAACCTGAAATGATTATTGAACACTATAAG AAAGCAGGAATGTGGTCTGAGGCGCTACGCGTTTGCAGAGAATACCTACCGAGTCAACAAGCAAATCTCAGGCGTGAACTTGGTCAAATAAGCGCCTCTCTTGCTGGTGCAAACGCTTTTGAAGAAGCCAGAAAGTGGTTAGAAGTCGGTGAAGTGCGAGCTGCTCTCGATATCTTAATTCTAGATCCTCAAGCGCCCAGGTCGTCTCTTATCAAGGCTGCTGATATTCTACTTCATCAAGCTGATTCAGAAACTGTTGCTCAAGTCGGTGGAGACCTTGGCTCACGTTTGTTTGCTATTGGAGAATATGCTGTTGCTGCTCAG GTATTCTTACAAGCAGACAAATTGAAAGATGCTATTGATTCATTGGCTTCAATTGGAGAGTGGGAAAAGGCCAAGAGAATTGTGAATGAATTGGCACCAGATATAGAACCTTATCTGGAAGAGAAGTATAAGGAAGCAATGCTGAGGGATGGACAAATAGATAGACTTGTGGAAATAGATGCAGATGCAGGACTTGAGATACTGGCTAATAAAGGTCAATGGAACCAAGTATTCGAGACTGCAAGCACTCAAGGAACTCAGGTTTTGCACAAATATGTGGCACAAAGAGCGGTTCAACTATTGAAAGGGAATGCTCCACTAGATGCTTTGCAATTATATGTTAAGTATGGTACTCCTCCCATCCAGCAAAATTTTAATCTCTACTTACAGTTGTCTGAGAGCATTTTGAATTCAGAG GCATATTATGAATACAGATACTTAAGTCACTTGAGAACTGTACTCTTGGATCTCTGGAAGAATCTAAAACCATTAGAATCAAGTCAAAAATCGAAATTTGAGAGAGTACTCGAAGCTACTCATTATTCAGCAGTGAAATGTGGTTGTCGTGATTATCCTGTACTTTCTGGGCTGGTCTTAAAAGCTTCCATTACTTTACTGAGGTACACTGACCTTCTTCTTGCTGATAGAGCTTACTATGAAGCAGGGATAGAAGCACGTACAGCTGGAAAGAATAGTGAAGCCTTTGTTTTTCTAAACCATTTCCTGGATTTAGAGGAGTGCATAGAAGAAGGTGATAGTACCGTGTTGGATGTTGAAGATTTAGCTGTAACAGACTTCCCTGTGGAGGTTCCTCTGCCAGAGACATTGAGTTTAACAGAAGAACAGAGAGAAGAAGTCCGTGAATGGGTTCTTGCTGTATCTATGGATCAAAAAGTGGAGCAGATTCTCCCCACAGATCACAGAGGAGTCTATGTAGGTTCATTGACTGCTCACTCTGTTGATTGTGGAAGTCTTCAAGCTTGCATCTTGACTGGGTATCCCATTCGAGGTTCAATCATTAAATTTGCAGAG GTTCAGCATGTGGTAGACCGTGATGACTGGACAAAGTTGATTAATACTGCACGCCAAGCTCCTCAGGATTCAAATCTTAATGATATTCTAGCTTTCATTCAAGAATGGTTTGGAGCAATTCCCAACTATTCTTTTTAA